The genomic interval GTAGTATTGGTTTCTTGCTTTTACTATTGCTTGTACGTTTTCTGTTGGTGTTCTGGGTGCTAGTCCGCAGCCTGGGGCGAGTATGTCGGTTCCGGCTTTTAGGGCTTGTTGGCATTCTTTGATTACTTCTTGTGGGCTGCCGTTTAGTAGGGTGTTTGGTGTGGATATGTTTCCTATTACTGATGCTTTGTTGCCGATTATTTCTTTGGCTTTTTGTATTTCTGTTTGTGCTTCGATGCTGATTCCTTCGAATCCACAGTCTGCTAGGTCTCCTATGATCTGGTCTATGTGGCCACACATGTGCATTATTATGTCGCCATCTACGTTCTCAACGAACTCCCTGTATGTTGGTTTAATCAGGTTTTTAAAGCTGTTTGGGTCTACGATGTCTAGTGTTGAGTATCCTGGTACGCATACAGCGTCGGCACCACTATCTAAAACGAGCTGCGCATACTCCATCGAAAGTTCATTTGAGACTTCAAGAGCCTCCTCAACCATTTCTGGATCTGTGATCAAGCCCTTTATGTAGTTGCTGGAACCAAGGATGTGGGCAGCAAGTTCATCCGGAGCCTCGATACCAACAATTATCGGGACCTCATCACCAACCTTGCTTCGAACTAGGTTGGCTGCCTCCAGAATCTCAGGCACCCTACCGGCCTGGCTTAAGTCATCCGGCATCTCAATGCCATCAAGCCCGGGATGTGTCTCAACTGAGGGCTGTGTATCCCGAGTGCCCTCCTTCAATCCACAGCCAACTACCTCGGCCAACGCAGTAAGACAATACGGATAGCGAACCGACTCAAGTCCCCCAACCTCATATGCTGCAACTGCAAGATCCGCCATCTTCTCCGCATCATAATGGGCTTCAGGCCAACTACTTCCACTTGCCTCCATAAAATCTACCGTACCTGTCTGAGTAACACTAACCGCAGGAACCATATCAACCTCTTCCCCACGCAACGCACCTAAAAACCTTTCTCGTAAATTCATAACACAAACTAATTAGACAGACCACAACTTAACAATTCTGAAAACTACCACTAAAAGATAAAACAAGTACTATCTTCTGGGGCAGTGTATAGATCCCACCCAGTCAAAGATTCTGTAACAAATCCAGTATCAACAGTAACCCATTCTAAAAAAACACCTGAAATAGCGAATAATGAACCAACTACGCCTAAAAAACACATAAATATTGAACCGTTCAGGTTTAGAACTATTTTTTGCCATCTTTACATAATAAAATAGAATTTAACAAATAATTTACCAGTAATAAAAAAAAGTTTCAAACAAAAAAACCCACAAAACAAGACAAAAAAACAACCTTAAAATAAATATCTCACTACGTGCACACACCCAAACACACCCATGTATATTAATGAATAGACATAAAAAAACACAATAAGGTTTTTTAATTATGGATGATGAAACAAAAAACAATATTGCTATCGGCTGGGTAATTATCGCGGCTATATTTGTGTTTGGATTTTTAGCGTTACTATGGTTGGAAATGCCATAAAGAAAACACGAAAGAACGGAAAACCTAAAAAATAAAACTCAAAGAAAACAACCTAAAAAACTACAATAAAAATTCACACACAAACCCCCTATACTATTTAATTATATGCGCGTGAGTAAAAAAAATAAGACTTTACATTTACCTAGTTATACGCGCGTGAACATATGAGAGAAACAAGACCTACCTTTATTTAGTTAAACGCACGTGAAGATCTCATTTCTTAAAGTTACACACACCAGGGGTTACATAAATAACAATTATAATTAATGACCCCTATCTGTTACAACCTAAAAAACCAAAAGAAAAAAACTACTTATAGATTTTTCTTCAGAGAAAAACCTTCTAAAAACCATTAAAATCACCATACACATACAGAAACCCTATAAACCACCAAAACTATATAAACGAACTGAACAATACTTCAAGATAGGTACTTACTTATGGGAAAAAACCTAGCAATAGTTTTTCTAACATTCGCAATGATCACAGGAGCAGCAGCTACAGCAGGATGCTTAGGAATACTAGACACAGAGCCAGAAGCAGCAGTCGAAGATTACTTCACAGCTAGTTTTGAAGGTGATTACGACGCAACAACAGATAAACTAATTCCTCAAGCTCAAATGCAAAATTGGAATGAAGATAGGATATTCGAATGGGAACAACAACGGCAGCAGATGGAGTTGATTTCAATTGATACCGAGGAATTGACAGTCGAAGAAGCAGCTGAAAAACTAGGGTATTCTGCTGAAAGAGGGTATTCTGCTGTTTACTCCTATGAATTTGACCTGGAGCAGGAGTTTTGGTATTTTAATGTTTATGATCACATTGACGACTGGGCACCTGTCGAAATAAGTATTATATATGAAGATGAGCATGGAACAGAACAATCAAATGATGGTGTGGTACATGTTGTTTTAATTGACGGTGAATGGCTATTTATACCTGTACGGTGAATGGCTATTAAGTTATAAATGGTTTTTAGTGGTTTGTTCCATACACCCTCCTCCCCTCCCCCAACACACTCTTTTTTTCTTTAGAGTATTTCTAGAACACAAAAACAACAGAAATGAGAGATTAAAAAAAGGGTTTTATTTATTTCCATATTTTCTGGTATTCTTTTTTTACGTCATCGGCTACTACGTCTAAATAGATCTGGGTTGTGGATAGGGAAGAATGGCCTAATATTTTCTGGAGGGTTCGGAGATCCATGCCTTGCTTTAGGCTATGTACCGCGAAAGAGTGCCTAAATTTGTGGGGGTGTGTTTTTATGTTTGTTTTTTCTGCGTATTTGGAAACTATGTTTTGTATTTGTCTTTTACCTATCTTGAAAACTTGATCTTGTTTTTTTAGGTTGTTTGTAAACATTCTTAAGAGGTTGCTGGTTTCGTTGGTTAGTGGTACTACTCTGTCTTTTCCTCCTTTCCCCTCACGTACTGTTATTGTGTTGTCTTTGAAGTCTATATCTTCAACCTTTAAAGTTGCTAGCTCACTTAGTCTTAAACCAGTTTCCCACATTATTTTGAGTATTAGATAATCTCGTTGGTTTTCCTGGTTGGCTTTTTCTAGCAATTTTTTGATTTCGTTTTTTCTATGGTATTTCGGTAATTTTCCTTTGTTGTTTTGGTATGTTTTGGTTGTTTTCATGTGTTTTTCACCCTTTTTGTTTTGTTTTTTCTATGAAACACGAAACGGGGTTTAGGGGTTGTTTTCATGTTTTTTTATCAAATCATGGTTTGGGTATAGGTCTTTAGGGTGGTGTTCTATGATTAGTTTTTTAGGTATCCATCGGATCCATGTGTTATCTCCGAGGTTATGGGCTTCTGGTTGTGTTATACCTACTCTT from Methanonatronarchaeum thermophilum carries:
- a CDS encoding tyrosine-type recombinase/integrase, which codes for MKTTKTYQNNKGKLPKYHRKNEIKKLLEKANQENQRDYLILKIMWETGLRLSELATLKVEDIDFKDNTITVREGKGGKDRVVPLTNETSNLLRMFTNNLKKQDQVFKIGKRQIQNIVSKYAEKTNIKTHPHKFRHSFAVHSLKQGMDLRTLQKILGHSSLSTTQIYLDVVADDVKKEYQKIWK
- the mtaA gene encoding methylcobamide:CoM methyltransferase MtaA, which produces MNLRERFLGALRGEEVDMVPAVSVTQTGTVDFMEASGSSWPEAHYDAEKMADLAVAAYEVGGLESVRYPYCLTALAEVVGCGLKEGTRDTQPSVETHPGLDGIEMPDDLSQAGRVPEILEAANLVRSKVGDEVPIIVGIEAPDELAAHILGSSNYIKGLITDPEMVEEALEVSNELSMEYAQLVLDSGADAVCVPGYSTLDIVDPNSFKNLIKPTYREFVENVDGDIIMHMCGHIDQIIGDLADCGFEGISIEAQTEIQKAKEIIGNKASVIGNISTPNTLLNGSPQEVIKECQQALKAGTDILAPGCGLAPRTPTENVQAIVKARNQYYQK